In Xylanibacter ruminicola 23, a single genomic region encodes these proteins:
- the sufB gene encoding Fe-S cluster assembly protein SufB: MSDNKNEFVRQVAEQKYEFGFTTDVHTEIIEKGLNEDIVRLISAKKGEPEWMLEFRLKAFRYWKEQQEPKWGHVHVPEIDYQAISYYADPLAKKPEGDGKIDPELEKTFDKLGIPLEERLALSGNTAVDAIMDSVSVKTTFKEKLREKGVIFCSIGEAIKEHGDLVRQYLGTVVPYKDNFFAALNSAVFSDGSFVYIPKGVRCPMELSSYFRINARNTGQFERTLIIADDDAYVSYLEGCTAPMRDENQLHAAIVEIIVMNRAEVKYSTVQNWYPGDENGKGGVLNLVTKRGDLRGVDSKLSWTQVETGSAITWKYPSCILRGDNSQAEFYSVAVTNNYQEADTGTKMIHIGKNTKSTIISKGISAGHSQNSYRGLVRAASTADNARNYSSCDSLLLGSDCGAHTFPYMDVHNDTAVFEHEATTSKISEDQLFYCNQRGIPTEQAVGLIVNGYAKEVLQKLPMEFAVEAQKLLSVSLEGTVG; encoded by the coding sequence ATGTCAGATAATAAGAATGAATTTGTACGTCAGGTAGCTGAACAAAAATACGAGTTTGGTTTCACTACCGACGTACATACTGAAATAATCGAGAAAGGGCTGAACGAGGATATCGTTCGGCTCATCTCTGCTAAGAAAGGGGAGCCCGAGTGGATGCTTGAGTTCCGCCTGAAGGCGTTCCGCTACTGGAAGGAGCAGCAGGAACCTAAGTGGGGCCATGTGCATGTGCCAGAGATTGACTATCAGGCCATTAGCTACTATGCCGACCCACTGGCTAAGAAGCCCGAAGGCGACGGCAAGATCGACCCAGAGCTGGAGAAGACCTTTGATAAGTTAGGTATCCCCCTTGAAGAGCGCCTGGCCCTGAGTGGTAACACAGCCGTTGATGCTATCATGGATAGCGTATCGGTAAAGACCACCTTTAAGGAGAAGCTGCGCGAAAAGGGTGTTATCTTCTGCTCGATTGGCGAGGCCATCAAGGAGCACGGCGACCTGGTGCGTCAGTACCTGGGAACAGTAGTGCCTTACAAAGATAATTTCTTTGCAGCACTCAACTCGGCTGTGTTCAGCGATGGTTCGTTTGTTTATATCCCCAAGGGTGTAAGATGCCCTATGGAGCTCAGCTCTTACTTCCGCATCAATGCCCGTAACACAGGTCAGTTTGAGCGTACACTGATTATTGCCGACGACGATGCCTACGTATCGTATCTGGAGGGATGTACAGCCCCTATGCGCGACGAGAACCAGTTGCATGCCGCCATCGTTGAGATTATCGTGATGAACCGTGCCGAGGTGAAATACTCTACCGTTCAGAACTGGTATCCTGGCGACGAGAACGGTAAGGGCGGTGTGCTGAACCTGGTAACCAAACGTGGCGATCTGCGTGGTGTTGACTCGAAGTTGTCGTGGACGCAGGTTGAAACGGGTAGTGCCATCACCTGGAAGTACCCATCGTGCATTCTGCGCGGCGATAACTCGCAAGCCGAGTTCTATTCGGTAGCTGTTACCAACAACTATCAGGAGGCCGATACAGGTACCAAGATGATACACATTGGTAAGAACACCAAGAGTACCATCATCTCGAAGGGTATCTCGGCTGGTCACTCACAGAACTCGTATCGCGGACTGGTGCGTGCAGCATCTACTGCCGACAATGCACGTAACTACTCAAGCTGCGACTCGCTGCTGTTAGGTTCGGATTGTGGCGCACATACCTTCCCCTATATGGATGTGCACAACGACACAGCTGTGTTTGAGCACGAGGCTACCACCTCGAAGATTTCGGAAGACCAGCTCTTCTATTGCAACCAGCGCGGTATCCCCACCGAGCAGGCCGTTGGACTGATTGTGAACGGTTATGCCAAGGAAGTGCTGCAGAAGTTGCCTATGGAGTTTGCCGTTGAGGCACAGAAACTATTATCAGTATCATTAGAAGGAACTGTTGGATAA
- the infB gene encoding translation initiation factor IF-2 gives MGVRLNKVLTELNIGLQTAVDYLKKKNLGEINDATMNTKISDEQYNALVKEFKGDKDVKNQAAMIFPKKEKKAKPDFKSETVEVKDEIKQTFTPLGKIDLSSVGKPAKHQEEKPQAAAPAEPKAEPKPEPKPEPKPEVKPEPKPEVKAEVKPEPKPEPKPEVKPEPKPEPKAEVKPEVKAEPKQEEKPAATEQKSIFTLKSEKKMAPNFNVVGKIDLDSLNQSTRPKKKSKEERRKEREEKQAQMHGEKKKRERIHGGKERVDIEAAASQENRNGGNQNNNKKNKGGNQNFQDGNNGGGKKNKKNRPIQKPLEVDDEAVARQVKETLARLTSKNQNKKGAKYRREKRDAVAERMNEEMAAEAAQSKILKLTEFVTVSELATMMNVGVNQVIGTCMSIGIMVSINQRLDAETINIVAEEFGFTTEYVSAEVQNAITEEEDDENDLISRAPIVTVMGHVDHGKTSLLDHIRNTNVIAGEAGGITQHIGAYNVKLKDGRQITFLDTPGHEAFTAMRARGAQVTDIAIIIVAADDSVMPTTKEAIAHAQAANVPMVFAINKIDKPGANPDKIREDLANMNLLVEEWGGKYQCQEISAKKGIGVDELLEKVLLEAEMLDLKANPNRKATGSIIESSLDKGRGYVSTVLVSNGTLKVGDVVIAGTAWGKVKAMFNERNQRIEKAGPAEPAIILGLNGAPTAGDSFHVMESEQEAREIANKRIQLQREQSLRTTTKLGLDELSHRIALGEFHELNIIVKGDTDGSIEALSDSFIKLSTEKVQVNVINKAVGQISENDVMLASASEAIIIGFQVRPSADARKAADREGVEINTYSIIYDAIDDVKQTMQGMLDKVKKEILAGEIEVKQVFKISKVGTVAGGLVTSGKVHNKDKARVIRDGIVIHTAPIDALKRYKDDAKEVASGLECGISLVNFNDIQVGDIIETFTEIEVEQKL, from the coding sequence ATGGGTGTAAGATTAAATAAAGTATTAACAGAATTGAATATCGGACTTCAGACGGCCGTTGACTATCTGAAGAAGAAGAACCTGGGCGAGATCAACGACGCCACTATGAACACCAAGATTAGCGACGAGCAGTACAACGCGCTGGTTAAGGAGTTTAAGGGCGACAAGGATGTGAAGAACCAGGCCGCTATGATATTCCCCAAAAAGGAGAAGAAAGCTAAACCCGACTTTAAATCTGAAACCGTTGAGGTAAAGGATGAAATCAAGCAGACTTTCACTCCATTAGGAAAGATTGACCTGAGCAGCGTGGGCAAGCCCGCCAAGCATCAGGAGGAGAAGCCACAGGCAGCAGCACCCGCTGAGCCTAAGGCCGAGCCCAAACCCGAGCCAAAGCCAGAGCCCAAACCTGAGGTTAAGCCTGAGCCAAAGCCCGAGGTGAAAGCCGAAGTAAAACCCGAACCCAAGCCCGAGCCAAAGCCTGAGGTGAAGCCTGAGCCAAAACCAGAGCCCAAAGCCGAGGTTAAGCCCGAGGTAAAAGCTGAGCCCAAGCAGGAGGAGAAGCCCGCCGCTACCGAGCAGAAGAGCATCTTTACGCTGAAGAGCGAGAAGAAGATGGCTCCTAACTTTAACGTGGTAGGTAAGATCGACCTCGACTCGCTGAACCAGAGCACTCGTCCGAAGAAGAAGTCGAAGGAGGAGCGCCGCAAGGAGCGAGAGGAGAAGCAGGCCCAGATGCACGGCGAGAAGAAGAAGCGCGAGCGCATTCACGGCGGCAAGGAGCGTGTTGACATCGAGGCTGCAGCCAGTCAGGAAAACCGTAATGGCGGCAACCAGAACAACAATAAGAAGAACAAGGGTGGCAACCAGAACTTCCAGGATGGAAACAACGGTGGCGGCAAGAAGAACAAGAAGAACCGCCCCATCCAGAAGCCACTGGAGGTTGACGACGAGGCAGTAGCACGCCAGGTTAAGGAAACACTGGCCCGCCTTACCTCGAAGAACCAGAATAAGAAGGGTGCCAAGTACCGTCGTGAGAAGCGTGATGCCGTAGCAGAGCGCATGAACGAGGAGATGGCAGCCGAGGCAGCACAGAGCAAGATTCTGAAGCTTACCGAGTTTGTAACCGTATCAGAGCTGGCCACCATGATGAACGTAGGTGTGAACCAGGTTATCGGTACCTGTATGAGCATCGGTATCATGGTATCTATCAACCAGCGTCTGGATGCTGAGACCATCAACATCGTAGCCGAGGAGTTCGGATTCACCACCGAGTATGTATCAGCCGAAGTACAGAACGCCATTACTGAGGAGGAGGATGATGAGAACGATCTGATCAGCCGCGCTCCAATCGTAACCGTGATGGGACACGTTGACCACGGTAAGACATCGCTGCTCGACCACATCCGCAACACCAACGTGATTGCCGGTGAGGCCGGTGGTATTACACAGCACATCGGTGCTTACAACGTGAAGCTAAAGGATGGCCGACAGATTACCTTCCTGGATACCCCAGGACACGAGGCATTTACCGCTATGCGTGCACGTGGTGCCCAGGTAACCGATATCGCCATCATCATCGTAGCAGCCGACGACTCAGTGATGCCTACCACCAAGGAGGCCATCGCCCACGCACAGGCTGCTAACGTACCAATGGTATTCGCTATCAACAAGATAGATAAACCAGGTGCTAACCCCGATAAGATTCGTGAGGACCTGGCCAACATGAACCTGCTGGTTGAGGAATGGGGCGGTAAGTACCAGTGCCAGGAGATCAGCGCCAAGAAGGGTATCGGCGTTGACGAGCTGCTGGAGAAGGTACTGCTCGAGGCCGAGATGCTCGACCTGAAGGCTAATCCTAACCGTAAGGCTACCGGTAGCATTATCGAGAGTTCGCTCGACAAGGGTCGTGGTTACGTTTCAACCGTACTGGTATCAAACGGTACACTGAAGGTAGGCGACGTAGTGATTGCAGGTACAGCTTGGGGTAAGGTAAAGGCTATGTTCAATGAGCGAAACCAGCGCATTGAAAAGGCCGGTCCTGCCGAGCCAGCTATCATTCTTGGTTTGAACGGTGCTCCTACTGCTGGTGACTCGTTCCACGTGATGGAGAGTGAGCAGGAGGCCCGCGAGATTGCCAACAAGCGTATCCAGCTGCAGCGCGAGCAGAGCCTGCGTACCACCACCAAGCTTGGACTGGACGAGCTGTCGCACCGTATCGCTCTGGGTGAGTTCCACGAGTTGAACATCATCGTTAAGGGTGACACCGACGGTAGTATCGAGGCCCTCTCTGATTCGTTCATCAAGCTCTCTACCGAGAAGGTTCAGGTGAACGTGATCAACAAGGCTGTGGGTCAGATTTCGGAGAACGATGTCATGCTGGCATCTGCTTCAGAGGCTATCATCATCGGATTCCAGGTACGTCCTTCGGCCGATGCCCGTAAGGCTGCCGACCGCGAGGGTGTAGAAATCAATACCTACTCTATCATCTACGACGCTATCGACGATGTGAAGCAGACCATGCAGGGTATGCTTGATAAGGTTAAGAAGGAGATTCTGGCTGGTGAGATCGAGGTTAAGCAGGTATTCAAAATCTCGAAGGTTGGTACTGTTGCCGGTGGTTTGGTTACCAGCGGTAAGGTACACAACAAGGACAAGGCCCGCGTTATCCGCGATGGTATCGTGATCCACACCGCTCCTATCGACGCCCTGAAGCGTTACAAGGACGATGCCAAGGAGGTTGCAAGCGGACTGGAGTGTGGTATCTCACTGGTTAACTTCAACGATATCCAGGTAGGTGATATCATCGAGACCTTCACAGAGATTGAGGTAGAACAGAAACTGTAA
- a CDS encoding alpha-galactosidase D, with product MKRILLSTLVVAFAIVASASKKKGPTMGWSSWNTFAVNISEDIIKGQADAMVNQGLKAVGYQYINIDDGFQYGRTPEGKVCIHPERFPNGLKVVSDYIHSKGLKAGIYSDAGDLTCGSISNGDVRNTNVGLYGYEQVDADFYFKELEFDFIKVDYCGGNHMSLNEQEQYTRISNAIKNTGRDVVFNICRWRYPGDWCHYAANSWRTTGDIHESWQSVKDLVNENLYMSAYCYNDTYNDMDMLEVGRSLTAEEDKTHFGLWCIMASPLLIGCNMATINERALELLKNKELIALNQDLLHLQAYVIQHIGETYVLVKDLLKLHGNTRAVALYNPSDKPVEMCVDFSELELGGKVSVRDLFEHKDLGKMQNSLTVQVPAHATRIYRLKGEKRLERRVYEAETAFLHDYQQVANHEALGTAIYLPGDGASGRMFAGWLGHRRSNYLEWRDVYVKKGGKYVVKFRAGSQEKRSFNVEVNGETVGTVSVNTNDWNHFQEFELTLKLKAGSNRIQLYNADAWMPNIDNMTICSNSL from the coding sequence ATGAAACGAATACTATTATCAACACTTGTTGTCGCCTTTGCGATTGTAGCATCAGCAAGTAAGAAGAAGGGCCCTACAATGGGGTGGAGTTCATGGAATACTTTCGCAGTAAACATCTCTGAAGACATCATTAAAGGTCAAGCCGATGCGATGGTGAACCAAGGATTGAAGGCCGTTGGTTATCAATACATTAATATCGATGATGGATTCCAGTACGGTCGTACGCCAGAAGGTAAGGTATGCATACATCCTGAGCGATTTCCTAACGGGTTGAAAGTGGTGAGTGACTATATCCATTCGAAAGGACTCAAAGCTGGAATCTATAGTGATGCCGGCGACCTTACTTGTGGTAGTATCAGTAATGGTGATGTGAGGAATACAAATGTAGGTTTGTATGGTTATGAACAAGTGGATGCTGATTTCTACTTCAAGGAGTTGGAGTTCGATTTTATTAAGGTAGATTATTGTGGTGGTAATCATATGAGTCTTAATGAGCAAGAGCAATATACGCGTATCTCAAACGCCATTAAGAATACTGGTCGCGATGTTGTGTTTAACATTTGCCGTTGGCGCTATCCAGGCGATTGGTGCCACTATGCCGCAAACTCTTGGCGTACCACGGGTGATATCCACGAGAGTTGGCAGTCGGTAAAGGACTTGGTAAACGAGAACCTCTATATGTCGGCCTATTGCTATAATGATACCTATAATGATATGGACATGTTGGAGGTAGGACGCTCGCTGACAGCAGAAGAAGACAAAACTCATTTTGGCTTGTGGTGTATCATGGCAAGTCCGCTACTGATCGGTTGCAATATGGCTACTATTAATGAGCGTGCCTTGGAGTTGCTCAAGAACAAAGAGCTGATTGCCTTGAATCAGGATCTACTTCATTTGCAAGCCTATGTGATTCAGCATATTGGTGAAACTTATGTATTGGTTAAAGACTTGCTGAAACTGCATGGTAACACCCGCGCAGTAGCGCTCTACAACCCTTCAGATAAGCCTGTAGAGATGTGTGTTGATTTCAGCGAACTGGAGTTAGGTGGAAAGGTGTCTGTGCGCGACTTGTTCGAGCATAAGGATTTAGGTAAGATGCAGAACTCGCTTACAGTTCAGGTTCCAGCCCATGCCACACGTATCTATCGCCTGAAGGGCGAGAAGCGCCTTGAGCGCCGCGTTTATGAGGCTGAGACTGCTTTTCTGCACGATTATCAGCAGGTGGCTAATCATGAAGCCTTGGGTACAGCTATCTATCTACCAGGCGATGGTGCCAGCGGTCGTATGTTTGCAGGTTGGTTAGGTCACCGTCGCAGTAACTATTTGGAGTGGAGAGATGTGTATGTGAAGAAAGGCGGTAAATATGTGGTAAAGTTTCGTGCAGGTTCTCAGGAAAAACGTTCATTCAACGTGGAAGTGAATGGTGAGACAGTTGGTACTGTAAGTGTGAATACCAATGACTGGAATCATTTCCAGGAGTTTGAGCTTACCCTCAAACTAAAGGCTGGCTCAAACCGTATCCAACTGTATAATGCAGATGCCTGGATGCCGAATATCGACAATATGACTATATGTTCTAACAGCCTTTAG
- a CDS encoding NCS2 family permease, which produces MLQKLFGFDASTMTLRKEVIGGITTFLTMAYILAVNPSILSATGMDAGAVFTTTCIAAVVGTLVMAIYAKLPFALAPGMGLNAFFAFTVVLTMGYTWQFALTAVLIEGLIFILLTVTGLRKHIVNAIPLVLRRAISPGIGLFIAFVGLKGAGIVASSESTFITLGNLHDPAVLLAIFGILLTAALLVRKVTGSLLIGILITTIVGIPLGVTNYTGVMSVPPSISPIFWQFEWHNILTVDMVVVVLTFLFIDMFDTIGTLIGVSNRAGMVDDNGNVKNLNQAFMADAIGTTVGAMLGTSTVTTYVESASGVNVGGRSGLTSFTTAICFAVALLFAPLFLAIPAQATAAALILVGVMMMHDIRKVDFSDYVTAIPCFVCIVMMPLTYSISDGILMGVISYVLIHLLSGTLKDKDERNNINWATILLAALFICRYAFL; this is translated from the coding sequence ATGCTTCAGAAATTATTTGGATTTGATGCCTCCACAATGACTTTGCGCAAGGAGGTTATTGGTGGTATTACCACCTTCTTAACAATGGCTTACATCTTAGCCGTAAACCCAAGCATCCTCTCGGCAACCGGTATGGATGCAGGGGCAGTGTTTACCACCACATGTATCGCAGCTGTTGTAGGTACGTTGGTTATGGCCATCTATGCCAAATTGCCATTTGCCTTGGCACCTGGTATGGGTCTGAATGCATTCTTTGCGTTCACCGTAGTGCTTACCATGGGCTACACCTGGCAGTTTGCACTTACGGCTGTGTTGATCGAGGGATTGATTTTCATCCTGCTCACGGTTACAGGCCTGCGCAAACATATTGTTAACGCTATACCACTGGTATTGCGCCGAGCCATCAGTCCAGGTATCGGATTGTTTATCGCTTTTGTAGGTCTGAAGGGCGCTGGTATCGTAGCCTCATCAGAATCTACATTCATCACCTTAGGAAACCTGCACGATCCTGCTGTGCTGCTGGCTATCTTCGGCATTCTGCTTACTGCCGCACTGCTGGTACGCAAGGTAACAGGCTCGCTGCTGATTGGAATTCTGATAACCACCATCGTAGGTATCCCTCTGGGTGTTACCAACTACACAGGTGTGATGTCGGTTCCACCATCAATCAGCCCCATCTTCTGGCAGTTTGAGTGGCACAACATCCTGACCGTAGATATGGTGGTAGTGGTACTCACCTTCCTGTTTATCGATATGTTCGACACCATCGGTACCCTGATTGGTGTATCAAACCGTGCCGGCATGGTTGATGATAACGGTAACGTGAAGAACCTGAACCAGGCCTTTATGGCTGATGCCATCGGTACCACCGTTGGTGCTATGCTGGGTACTTCAACAGTAACTACTTATGTAGAGAGTGCTTCGGGTGTAAACGTAGGCGGCCGCTCTGGTCTTACCAGCTTTACTACCGCCATCTGCTTTGCAGTAGCATTGCTCTTTGCGCCCCTGTTCCTGGCCATCCCAGCACAGGCCACAGCCGCCGCACTGATTCTGGTTGGTGTGATGATGATGCACGACATCCGCAAGGTTGACTTCAGCGATTATGTTACAGCCATCCCATGCTTTGTATGTATCGTGATGATGCCACTTACTTACAGTATCTCTGATGGTATCCTGATGGGTGTTATCTCGTATGTACTCATCCATCTGCTGTCGGGCACACTCAAAGATAAGGACGAGCGTAACAACATTAACTGGGCCACTATCCTGCTGGCCGCTCTGTTTATCTGTCGCTACGCCTTCCTTTAA
- a CDS encoding aminotransferase class V-fold PLP-dependent enzyme — protein sequence MFNLNKVREDFPILGREVYKKPLVYLDNAATTQKPLMVLDAMRDEYLNVNANVHRGVHYLSQQATDLHEAAREAVRGFINARKIEEIIFTRGTTEAINLVASSFCESQMQAGDEVIVTEMEHHSNIVSWQLQAMKRGIVVKHIPITDDGILCIDQLEQLITPKTKIVSVAHVSNVLGTVNPVEQIIKIAHAHNIPVLVDGAQSAPHFKVDVQAMDCDFFAFSGHKMYGPTGIGVLYGKEEWLEKLPPYQGGGEMIDKVTWEKTTFERLPFKFEAGTPDYVATHGLSKAIEYIDAIGFDAIQQHEQELTRYCMEQLMTIDGMKIYGPMDASKKDAVVSFNVGDIHHLDMGTLLDRLGIAVRTGHHCAQPLMDRLGISGTVRASFALYNTKEEIDTLIAGIRRVSQMF from the coding sequence ATGTTTAATCTAAATAAAGTACGCGAAGATTTCCCTATCCTGGGTCGCGAGGTATATAAAAAGCCGCTGGTTTATCTGGACAACGCGGCTACCACACAGAAGCCACTGATGGTGCTCGACGCTATGCGCGACGAGTATCTCAACGTGAATGCCAACGTGCATCGTGGTGTACACTACCTGTCGCAGCAGGCTACCGACCTGCACGAGGCGGCTCGCGAGGCAGTTCGTGGATTCATCAACGCCCGCAAGATAGAGGAGATTATTTTTACGCGTGGTACTACCGAGGCCATTAACCTGGTGGCCAGCTCGTTCTGCGAAAGTCAGATGCAGGCCGGCGACGAGGTGATTGTAACCGAGATGGAGCACCACTCAAACATCGTATCGTGGCAGTTACAGGCCATGAAGCGTGGCATTGTGGTAAAGCACATCCCCATTACCGACGATGGTATCTTGTGTATCGACCAGCTGGAACAGCTCATCACTCCCAAGACCAAGATAGTTAGCGTGGCCCACGTAAGCAACGTGCTGGGCACCGTTAACCCTGTTGAACAGATAATCAAGATAGCCCACGCCCACAACATCCCCGTGCTGGTAGATGGTGCCCAGAGTGCGCCACACTTCAAGGTAGATGTTCAGGCGATGGATTGCGACTTCTTTGCTTTCAGCGGACATAAGATGTACGGACCAACCGGCATCGGTGTGCTGTATGGAAAGGAAGAGTGGCTGGAGAAGTTGCCTCCCTATCAGGGTGGCGGCGAGATGATTGACAAGGTGACTTGGGAGAAGACCACTTTTGAGCGCCTGCCATTCAAGTTCGAGGCTGGCACACCCGACTATGTGGCTACCCACGGACTGTCTAAGGCCATCGAATATATCGATGCTATCGGCTTTGATGCCATCCAGCAGCACGAGCAGGAACTCACCCGTTACTGCATGGAGCAGCTGATGACCATCGACGGCATGAAGATCTACGGTCCGATGGATGCATCGAAGAAGGATGCTGTAGTATCGTTCAACGTTGGCGATATCCACCACCTGGATATGGGTACCCTACTCGACCGTCTGGGTATTGCTGTTCGTACCGGTCATCATTGTGCACAGCCATTGATGGACCGTTTGGGCATCTCAGGCACCGTTCGTGCCTCGTTCGCACTTTATAACACAAAAGAAGAGATTGATACCCTTATAGCGGGCATCCGTCGTGTGTCACAAATGTTCTAA
- the sufD gene encoding Fe-S cluster assembly protein SufD, with protein MNSEQQYIDLYQQAREMIIKHAPESMNVVRDQAFEDFRKQGFPTKKVERYKYTDMQKLFEPDYGVNLNRLQIPVDPYEAFHCDVPNLSTSLYFVVNDMFYHDDKQKGHLPEGVVIGSMRDYPELVSKYYTKLAKTGEDAVTALNTMLAQDGLLVYVPKNVKVDRAIQVINILKATPQNAQHVVTDLMVNRRVLIVLEESAEIKMLFCDHAADDRNFLATQVIEAYVGENASLDLYCMEETHHKNVRVSNVYIDQQANSRVNHNVITLHNGITRNKLDLTFSGEGAECQCYGCVIADKQQHVDNNTLIVHKVPHCNSQELYKYVLDEKATGAFAGRVLVEHGAQKTTSQMTNQNLTATKEARMYTQPMLEIYADDVKCAHGSTVGQLNDAALFYMRQRGISLQEAKVLLQNAFINEVIDHMQLEPLRDRLHYLVEKRFRGELNKCSGCKLCK; from the coding sequence ATGAATAGCGAACAACAATATATTGACCTCTATCAGCAGGCACGCGAGATGATTATCAAGCATGCCCCAGAGTCGATGAACGTGGTGCGCGATCAGGCCTTTGAGGACTTCCGCAAGCAGGGCTTCCCAACAAAGAAGGTAGAGCGATACAAGTACACCGATATGCAGAAGCTGTTTGAGCCCGACTACGGTGTGAACCTGAATCGCCTGCAGATACCTGTGGATCCCTACGAGGCTTTCCATTGCGACGTGCCCAACCTGAGCACAAGCCTGTACTTTGTGGTAAACGATATGTTCTACCACGACGACAAGCAGAAGGGTCACTTACCTGAAGGCGTTGTGATCGGCTCTATGCGCGATTACCCTGAGCTGGTGAGCAAGTACTACACCAAGCTGGCTAAGACTGGTGAGGATGCCGTTACAGCACTCAACACCATGCTGGCACAGGACGGACTGCTGGTTTACGTGCCCAAGAACGTGAAGGTGGATCGCGCCATTCAGGTGATTAACATCCTGAAGGCCACCCCACAGAACGCGCAGCATGTAGTGACCGACCTGATGGTGAACCGTCGCGTGCTGATTGTACTCGAAGAGAGTGCCGAAATTAAAATGCTGTTCTGCGATCATGCTGCCGACGACCGTAACTTCCTGGCCACACAGGTTATCGAGGCTTACGTAGGCGAGAATGCATCGTTAGACCTCTATTGCATGGAGGAGACGCATCATAAGAATGTACGCGTAAGCAACGTGTATATCGACCAGCAGGCCAACAGTCGTGTAAACCACAACGTCATCACCCTGCACAACGGTATTACCCGTAACAAGCTTGACCTGACCTTCAGTGGCGAGGGTGCCGAGTGCCAATGCTACGGATGTGTGATTGCCGACAAGCAGCAGCACGTAGATAACAACACGCTGATAGTTCACAAGGTGCCTCACTGCAACTCGCAGGAGCTGTACAAATATGTACTCGACGAGAAGGCTACTGGTGCTTTTGCCGGTCGTGTGCTGGTTGAGCATGGTGCTCAGAAAACCACCTCGCAGATGACTAATCAGAACCTCACTGCCACCAAAGAGGCACGCATGTACACCCAGCCCATGCTGGAGATCTATGCCGACGACGTGAAGTGTGCCCACGGTTCGACCGTTGGACAGCTGAACGATGCCGCCCTGTTCTACATGCGCCAGCGAGGCATTTCATTACAGGAGGCTAAGGTACTGCTGCAGAACGCCTTTATCAACGAGGTTATCGACCACATGCAGTTAGAGCCACTGCGCGATCGCCTGCACTACCTGGTAGAGAAGCGATTCCGTGGCGAGCTGAACAAATGCTCAGGCTGCAAACTCTGCAAGTAA
- the sufC gene encoding Fe-S cluster assembly ATPase SufC — protein sequence MLEVKNLHAKIGDKEILKGIDLVINDGETHAIMGPNGSGKSTLSAVLVGNPLYEVTEGEAFFNGKNLLEMKPEDRAHEGLFLSFQYPVEIPGVSMTNFMKAAINEKRKYQGLEPMNAAEFLKLQREKRKIVELDSKLANRSVNEGFSGGEKKRNEIFQMAMLEPKLSILDETDSGLDVDAMRIVAEGVNKLQTPETSCIVITHYDRLLEMIKPQFVHVLYKGRIVKTGGPELAVQIQEHGYDWIKEEIGEE from the coding sequence ATGTTAGAGGTTAAGAACTTACACGCCAAGATTGGCGATAAAGAGATATTAAAAGGCATCGACCTCGTGATTAACGATGGCGAGACACATGCCATCATGGGCCCTAACGGTTCAGGAAAATCTACCCTGAGCGCCGTACTGGTGGGTAACCCACTTTACGAGGTGACCGAGGGCGAGGCTTTCTTCAACGGTAAGAACCTGCTGGAGATGAAGCCTGAGGACCGTGCCCACGAGGGTTTGTTCCTCTCGTTCCAGTATCCCGTTGAGATTCCAGGTGTATCGATGACCAACTTTATGAAGGCTGCCATCAACGAGAAGCGCAAGTATCAGGGACTGGAGCCCATGAACGCTGCCGAATTCCTGAAACTGCAGCGCGAGAAACGTAAGATTGTTGAGCTCGACTCGAAGCTGGCTAACCGCTCGGTTAACGAGGGTTTCAGCGGTGGTGAGAAGAAGCGCAACGAGATTTTCCAGATGGCTATGCTGGAGCCCAAACTGAGCATCCTCGACGAGACCGACTCTGGTCTTGACGTAGATGCTATGCGTATTGTAGCCGAGGGTGTTAACAAACTGCAGACACCTGAGACTTCGTGCATCGTCATCACCCACTACGACCGTCTGCTCGAAATGATTAAGCCCCAGTTTGTACACGTGCTGTACAAGGGTAGAATCGTGAAGACTGGCGGTCCAGAGCTGGCTGTACAGATTCAGGAGCACGGCTACGATTGGATTAAGGAAGAAATAGGCGAGGAATAA